The Microlunatus antarcticus DNA segment CCGGTGCGGATCGGCTCCCGGGCGAGGATGCCGGTCGTCAGGGTGATCGAGCCGCCGTCGGGGAGGTGAGGGGTCCCGATCCGGACGACGTCGAGCTGGGCGGCGACCTTGCCGAGGTAGGCGGACCGGTAGTCGTCCGCGGTCAGGTCGGCGAGGGGCTTGAAGGGCACGGAGCCGACCGCGGACACGACGGCGTCCACGCTGCCGATCCGCTCGAAGAGGGCCTGGATCGACTCGGGCTCGGTCAGGTCGACCGCCAGCTCCGAGCTCTTCGAGGCGCGGAGCACCTCGTCGCCGAACGCCTCGAGGGCGTCGGCCGCGGCTCCCCCGACCAGGCCGGTGGCGCCGATGACCAGGATCTTCATGCGGGTGTCCTCACGTTCTTCTCGTGCTGGTCCGTCGGGTCGCGCAGCGCGATCAGCTCGTCGACGCTGGCGATGGTGTGCTCGCGGAACGTCGTCTCGACCCGTACCTCGAGACCGCTCCCCAACGCGTCCATGAGGTCGCGGTGCAGGCGATGGGAACGTTCCGGGTCGTGACGGACGGCCTGGTCCTGCGCCAGCGCGATGGTCATGTGGGCCTGGATGACCGGCCAGAGCTGGTCGAGCACCACGTTGTCGGCCGCGCTCCAGATCGCCCGGTGAAACGCCAGGTGACCCTCGTGCCGGACGACCGGGTCGTCGTCGAACGCGCTGCTCTCGAAGGCGGCCCAAGCCAGCCGGACGGCGCCCAGCCGCCGACCGGTCGTGTCGTCGAGGACGGCGCGCGCGGCGAGCAGGTCGAGCGCCACCCGCGTGCGGGCCAGGTCGCGGAGCGCGGCCGCGTCGAGGTCGGCCACCCGCAACCCGCGGTAGGGCTCCGCGACGACGAGCCCCTCCTGCGCGAGCTGGCCCAGTGCCTCCCGCACGGTGGCCCGGCTGACCTGGAGGTCGGCGGCCAGGGACAGCTCGGTGAGCTTGTCCCCCGGCCGCAGCGCTCCGACGACGATGCCGCGGCGGATCTGCGCCAGAACGGCTTCGCGGCGCGAGATCGAGGCCACCGGGGCGAGCGCGGGACGCAGCGCGTCCTCCTCGTCCCTCAGCTCTTCGTTCACCGGCTGCGCCATGAATCAGACGCTAGCAGCCGATTGTCTGACAATCAACGTTCTTGGCTCGACCGCCAAGTTTGCGCCGCCATGACACCCTCGGAACCACTGCTTGTCGCCTGCCCTCTTCCCCCAGGAGCACCCATGTCCACCACCGCCGACGCACCCGCACGCGCGGGCGCACCCGCCGCCTCCGGCCTCGTCCGTGCGTTCCAGGTCTTCGCCGCCCTGTCCGTCGTGAACGTGCTCGTGCAGTTCATCAGCGCGGGGCAGCTGTTCCCGAACGGTGGACCCGAGGAGGTGCACGCCGCCGGCGCGATCGTGCTCCACGTCCTCAGTGGCCTGGCGGCGATCGCCGCCGTCCTCCTCTGGCGGCAGGGACGCGTGTCCATCGCCACGGCAGCACTCGCGGCGATCGTGTTCGCGTACACGTTCCTGCAGGCCTACTGGGGCGGCTACTCCAGCCTGTGGATCCACGTCCCCGGCGCCATGCTGCTCACCGTCGGCGTCGTCTGGGTCCTGTTCGCCAGCCTGCGGCGGGCTGCTCCCCGGGCCTGATCCTCGAAGGAGCAGTCGCGTGAACCCGCGGGACGAGCTGGTGCCGGTCGAGCTGACGGAGGACGGGCTGGATCTCCTGCGTGCGGGACTGCACGTGTGGGGAGGTCCTGTCACCTGCACCCAGGAAATGGCTGTGGCGATGGGCTTCGACGGGCTGGACGACTTCCGGGCCGAGAGGAAGCGCATCTACGGGAGCCTGTGGCCAAGCGCATCACTCTCGCGGATCGACTGGACGCGAGCGTTGCTCTGCACGGAGATCGCCTTCACGAGCTACGTCGCCGGGGCTGCCTGGGACTGGCGCATCGTCACGGGATTTGACGATCCAGAAGCACTTCGCATCCTGCGAGACCTGCAGCAGAGGTTCAGCCGAGCCCGCGCACTCGTCGCGATCAACACCTAGGCACATCTGGCTGAGCCCGTGTGGACACCTTCGAACGTGTGTTCGAAACTGTCAGCGGGCCTCCATAGGTTGAAGCCATGGAAATCGAGGGCGGCGAGAGCGGTGCGGCGATGCCCGTCGACGACGCCCTCGACGACTTCGTCGGGGCGCTCGACCAGCTGATCGGGGTCGTCGAGGCCGGCGGGTTGGACGGCCTCGACAAGGCAGGGCTGGTCGGGTTCCTGCAACGGTTCGAGCAGACGCGGAACCGGATGTCGCTCATCGACCACCGCGCGGTCCGGGTGGCCGAGTCGGTCCGGCTGGCCGAGACGGTCGGGCAGCCGAACCTGCCCGCCACCCTCGCCTGGGTGCTGCGCCTGTCCCGCGGGGAGGCGGCCCGGCGGGTCCGTGCCGCCGAGGCCGTCGGCGAGCGGGTCGCCATGACCGGCGAGGAGCTCGGGCCGTTGCGGCCGGCGCTGGCGGCGGCGCAGCGGGCCGGGGACGTCAGCCCCGAGCAGGTCGATGTGTGCGTCCGTGCGCTGGAGGGTGTGGACCGGCGCGGGTTCGACCCGGCCGATCTCGATCTCGGCGACCGGCTCCTCGCCGAGTACGCCGTGACGTTCGGGCCGAAAGAGCTGCGGGTGATCGCTCAGCAGGTCGTCGACCGGATCGACCCCGACGGCACCGTCCCGGCCGAACAGCTCAACACCGAACGACGCCACCTCGCCTTCCGCAAGCTCACCGACGGCATGTACGCCGTCGAAGGCCGCCTCACCGGCGAGCTCGGCGCCAAGCTCCACGCCGTCCTCGGCCCGCTGGCCAAGCCACGGTTGGAGACGGTCGTCCTCGAGGACGGACGCACCGTCGAGGAACCCGACCCGCGCCACCACGGCCAGCGCTCCCACGACGCGTTGGGCGAGGTGTGCGACCGGCTCCTGCGCTCCGGCACCTTGCCCGACTCCGGCGGCACCCCCGCCACCGTCATCGTCACCATCCCCGAGGACGACCTCCAGGCCCGCGCCCGCTGGGGTGTGACCAGCGACGGCACCATGCTGTCGACCGAGACGATCGTCCGCCTTGCCGACCAGGCCGACGTCTACCCGGCCGTCCTCACCAAGACCGGCGTCGTCCTCCAGCTCGGCCGCACCCGCCGTCTCGCGACCAACGGCCAGACCGTCGCCCTGATCGCCCGCGACGGCGGCTGCTCGTTCCCCGGCTGCGACCGGCCGCCTGAGTGGTGCGAACGCCACCACGTCACCGAGTGGAGCCAGGGTGGCCGGACCGACCTGCACAACCTGACCTTGTTGTGCGCCTGGCACCACCACAACTTCGCCGCCCGCGGGTGGACCTGCCACATGATCGACGACCTCCCTGCCTGGATCCCACCGAAGTGGGTCGACCGGGACCAGCGGCCGGTCCTCAACGCCCGCATCCTCGCCCGACAACGCGGACTCGGACTCAGGTGCTGATCGCAACCGGCAGCGAAACCCGCACCGACGGACCCCAGGCGTTCTACCGTGACGCGCGTGAGCGCGACGGACGACCTGATCGCAGCGGTACAGGCACGCGCGGCGGGCTCGCCGTACGCGGTGGAGGCGACCGCCGAGGGGTTCGACGTACGCCTCGCGGTCGAGGACCCGCAGTGGTTCGGTCGGTTGCGGGAGTGGCGGCTCAGCCAGACGTCGATCCAGCACGTCCAGGTGCTGAAGGCCGCCCGCAGGCTCAGGATCACCGACGAGGTCCGGACGCTGACCTGGGTCGCCGGGACGGACGGCCGCGAACGCCCGACCCTGGGTGCCGCGCTCGCGGTCACGAAAGGGCGGGTGGTGGGACGGAGCTTCCACCGCACCTACTCCCTCGGCCGGGACGGGGTGACGAAGGAGTCGGAGGTGACGTTCAACGCGGGGGCGGGTCGGGACCTCGTGCTCGACGCCGCGAAGGCCCTCGGCTGGAGGCTCCAGCTGAGCCTGAACGAACGCATCGGCCTCTACGTCGGGGTCACCACGATCGTGCTGCTCGTCCTCGCGGGGCTGGCGATCGGCATCGTCGCCCTCGCCGGCGGCTTCTCCTGACCCGACCCCTCCGACCGCGCCACCGCGTGGGACGTGGCCGCTGCCTCAGAAGGTGAACGCCTCGACCAGCGCCGACCTGACCGCACGCACGCCCGTCCGGTCGAGCGCCGCCGTCCGCGTCAGCGCGACGACGTCGCGGGTGGAGGGTCCGGGCAGCGCGACGGTGGGGGCGGTGGTCGCCCGCATCGCCAACATCAGCGGCGTCACAAGGGTGATGCCGAGCCCCGCCTCCGCCAGCGCGATCGAGACCGCGGTGTCGGTGACCAGGTGCCGCTCGCGCGGGGCGATGCCGGCCCGGGCGCACGCCGTACGGACGGCTCGCCCGAAGGTCGACGACGGCGGCGGGAGGATCCAGTCCGTCTCGTCGGCGAAGGCGCGGACCTCCTCGGCGGACCCGGCGTCCAGCTTGGCCCCGGGCGGCAGCACGAGCAGAAACCCCTCCCGGTGCAGTCGCGCCACGTCCAGCCCGCGCCGCGGCGGCAGCGGCGCGTCGGAGTAGTCCAGCCCCAGCGCGAGGTCGATCTCGTCGCGGAGCACCGCGTCGGGCATGGCCTCGACGTCGACCTCGACCGCCTGCAGCGCGACGGCCGGGTCACCGGTCAGCCGGGCGCGCGTGGCCGGCAGGCCCACCACCGCAGCGGAGCCGAAGACCCCCAAGCGAACCGCCGAAGCCGCCGAGGGTCCCCGGAGGACGCTTGCGGCCCGCGCCTCCGCCTCGAGCACGAGCCGCGCCTGCTCGACGAGGACGACCCCGTCGTCCGAGAGCGCCAGGCGGGCTCCGTCACGGAGGAACAGCGGACGCCCGACCGCGCGGGCCAGGGCGGCCATCTGCTGCGACACCGCGCCGGTCGTGTAGCCGAGGGTGACCGCGGCGCCGCTCATCGTGCCGTGCTCGGCCACGGCCACCAGCGTGCGGAGCTGGTCCAGCGTCCATCTCACGCCCCCAGCATGCAGCAGACCTCAACGACCCGTGGAGAAGGTGTCGATGGATCTTAACGACGTGGTCGCGAGAGACTGACCAAGACATGAGCGCCTCCTCCACCTCCCGCGCCCCGCTGCCCGAGCGCGCCGAGGTCGTCGTCGTCGGCGGCGGCGTGATGGGCACGAGCATCGCGTTCCACCTCGCCGAGGCGGGGGTGCGCGACGTCGTCCTCGTCGAGCGCGACACGCTCGGCAGCGGCTCCTCGGCCAAGCCGCTCGGCGGCGTCCGCGCGACGTTCTCCGACCCGGGCAACGTGCTGCTCGGGCAGCGCAGCCTGGAGACGTTCGAGCGCTTCGCGGAACGGTTCTCCACCGACATCGGCCTGCGGCAGGTCGGTTACCTCTTCCTCTGCCGCAGCGACGCCGAGGTGGCCTCGGTCGAGGCCAGCACCGCGCTCCAGCAGAGCCTGGGCGCCAGCGGACGGATGATCACGCCGTCGGAGGCCTACACGCTGAATCCGCTGGTCGACCCGTCGGTGCTCGTCGGCGCCTCGTTCTCCCCGCGCGACGGCTACGCCGATCCCGGCCGGGTCGTCGGCGCGTACGCGCGAGCGTTCGAGGCCCTGGGCGGTCGGCTCCACCAGGGCACGACCGTCACCGGGGTCGAGACGAGCGAGGGCGCGGTCCGCGCCGTGGAGACCGACCGCGGAACCATCCGGACGGACGCGGTCGTCTGCGCGACCGGCGCCTGGTCGGCCCGCCTCGGCGAGCTGGCCGGGGTGCCGCTGCCGGTGGTCCCCGTGCGCCGCCAGATCGGCTTCACGCCGCACCCGACGCCCGCCTTCCCGACGGTCCCGTTCACGCTCGACCTGTCGACCACGCTCTACTTCCACAACTACGCCGGCGGGATGCTGCTGGGGATCTCCAACGCGGACGAGCCCGAGGGCTTCGGGCGCGACTTCGACGACGCCTGGGTCCCGGCCTTCGAGGAGGCCGCGCAGGTCGTCGCCCCGAGTCTCGTCGGACGCCCGCTGGAGAGCGGCTGGGCGGGGCTCTACGAGAACACGCCGGACCACAACGCGATCATTGGCGCTTCTCGGCAGCTGGACGGGTTTTTCTACGCCACAGGCTTCTCCGGACACGGATTCTTGCAGGCGCCCGCGGTTGGAGAAGTCGTGCGCGACCTCTACCGTGGGGTCGAGCCGTTCCTCGACGTGACGCCGTTCGACGTGTCCCGCTTCGACCCGGATCCCGTCGGGCACAGCCTGCTCGCCGAGGTCCACATCATCTAGAGGGAGTGAGTCACCAGTGAGCGTCCCCCAGTGGGAGCTGCGGGCCCGGTTCGCCGTGTCGCTCGCCGACCTCTACGGCCAGGAGGTCCCGGCGTACACGACGCTCGTCGACGTCTCCCGCGCCGTGAACGAGGACTTCGTCGCGGCGCACGGGGCCGACGCGGAGCGGCTCGGCTCGATTTCCCGCGTCACCGCGGAACGCCACGGCGCGATCCGGGTGGGCTCCCCCGTGGAGATGGCCCAGGTGGCCCGGCTCTTCGCCGGCTTCGGCATGCACCCGGTCGGCTTCTACGACCTCCGCGACGCCTCGGCGAGCTCGGTACCGGTCGTCTCCACCGCCTTCCGGCCCACCGACGTCGACGAGCTGGCCCGCAACCCGTTCCGCGTCTTCACCTCGATGCTGGTCACCGACGACCGCCGGTTCTTCGACGCCGCCACGCAGGAACGGCTCGAGGCGTTCGTGGCCGCCCGTGAGCTGTTCGCGCCGGAGGCCCTGGTCCTGGCCGACCGCGCCGCGGCCGAGGGCAGCCTCGGCAGCGACGACGCCGACCGCTTCCTCACTCTGGCCACCGCATCGTTCGCGCTGTCGACCGAGCCGATCGACCGCGCCTGGTACGACCATCTCGAGGCGATCTCCGCCGTCGCCGCCGACATCGGCGGCGTGCCCGCCACGCACATCAACCACCTCACACCGCGGGTGCTGGACATCGACGACCTGTACGCGCGGATGAGCGCGCTGGGCATCGCGATGATCCCGGAGATCCAGGGCCCGCCCGACTGGGAGGGTCCGGACGTGCTGCTGCGGCAGACGTCGTTCCGCGCACTCGCCGAGCCGCGCACGTTCCGGGAGGCGGACGGCACCACGACCAGCGGCGAGCTCCGCGTCCGCTTCGGCGAGGTGGAGCAGCGCGGCATCGCGCTCACCGCGACCGGACGTGACCTCTACGACGATCTGACCGCGGAGGTCGACCGCCGGCTGGCCCACGCACCGCAGGGCACCACCCGCGTGGCGGTCGCCGCGGAGGTGTGGCGGGAGCACCTGCCGCAGACCGAGACCGGTCTCGCGCTCGCGGGGCTCGGGTTCTTCCGGTTCCACGCCACCGGGACGGCCCGCCCTTCGACAGGCTCAGGGACCGTGGCCGGGCTCGCCGAGCTGCTCGAGTCCGGCGCCCTGGTCGCCGAGCCGATCGTCTACGAGGACTTCCTCCCTCGCTCGGCCGCCGGCATCTTCCAGTCCAACCTCACCGACGAGGGCTCGCGCGACGACGACCAGCTCGGCACGCCGTACGACCTCGTCCGGCTGAGCGAGGTCGTCGGGATCACCATCGCCGACCCGAACGACCTCTACGCCGCCCAGCAGGCCGCCTCGCTCGCCGAGGCCGAGGCCGCCCTGGGCCACGCCATCAACACCACGCCCGTCCCGACCCAGGAGAACGCATCCGTATGACCGACACCCTGACCACCACGACGCCCCTGGCCGACGACGTCCGCGCCGCCCTCCAGGCCTGCGGCGTCGACCTCTCCGTGGTCGGCGGTGACGCCCAGGTGGCGAGCCCCATCACCGGCGAGCCGCTCATCGGCGCCCGGCTCGACACCGTCGCCGACATCGACGCCGCCGTCGGCCGTGCGGCCGAGGCCTTCCCGGCGTGGCGCGACACCCCGGCCCCGCTGCGCGGCCAGCTGGTCAAGCGCTGGGGCGAGCTGCTGACCGAGCACAAGGAGCACCTGGCCACCCTGGTCACCGCCGAGGTCGGCAAGACGCCGTCCGAGGCGCGCGGCGAGGTCCAGGAGATGATCGACATCGCCGACCTGGCCGTCGGGCAGTCGCGCCAGCTCTTCGGCAAGACGATGCCGTCGGAGCGCCCCGGCCACCGCCTGCAGGAGGTCTGGCACCCGCTGGGCGTCGTCGGCGTCATCTCCGCCTTCAACTTTCCCGTCGCCGTCTACGCCTGGAACACCGCGCTCGCCCTCGTCTGCGGCGACACCGTCGTGTGGAAGCCGGCCGACGCGGCCCGGCTGTCGGCCATCGCCGTCGACGCCCTCCTCGCGAAGGCCGTCTCCGAGGCCGGTGCCCCGAAGGGCATCCACCAGCTCCTCCTGACCGACGCCGACGGCAGCCGCAAGCTCGTCGAGGACCCGCGCGTCGCCCTCGTCTCGGCCACCGGCTCGGTCCGGATGGGCCGCGAGGTCGCCCCGGCCGTCGCCGCCCGCTTCGGGCGCACCCTGCTCGAGCTCGGCGGCAACAACGGCGCCATCGTCGCTCCGTCGGCCGACCTCGACCTCGCGCTGCGCGGCGTCGTCTTCGCCGCCGCGGGCACCGCCGGGCAGCGCTGCACCACCCTGCGCCGCCTGTTCGTGCACTCCTCCGTGGCCGACCAGCTGACCAAGCGGGTCGTGGCGGCGTACGAGTCCCTGGCCGTCGGCGACCCCCGGGAGGACGGCGTCCTCGTCGGGCCCCTGGTCAACCAGCGCTCGTACGAGGCGCAGCAGGCTGCGCTCGCCGCGGCGCGGGAGCAGGGCGGCACCGTCCTGGCCGGCGGCGACCGCGAGCTGGCCGACGCGCACCCCGACGCCTACTACGTGCGCCCGGCCGTCGTGTCGATGCCCGACCAGACCGCCATCGTGCACGAGGAGACGTTCGCGCCGATCCTCTACGTGATGACGTACGACGACCTCGGCGAGGCGATCGCGCTCCACAACGCGGTCCCGCAGGGCCTGAGCTCGGCGATCTTCACCACCGACCAGGGCGAGGCGGAACGGTTCCTGTCCTCGGCCGGCTCCGACTGCGGCATCGCCAACGTCAACATCGGCACCTCGGGCGCCGAGATCGGCGGCGCGTTCGGCGGGGAGAAGGAGACCGGCGGCGGTCGCGAGTCCGGCTCCGACGCGTGGAAGGCGTACATGCGTCCGTCGACGCAGACGGTCAACTACTCGGGCCAGCTCCCCCTCGCGCAGGGCGTCACCTTCATCTGAGTTCTTGTGCTCGGCGCCGGAATGCCGCAGGGTAGGCCTTCCGGCGACCGAGGAGACCGAGATGACTCGACGGGTGCTCCTGGCGCTGCTGGCCGCAGGGCTGGTCGCACCCCTGGGCTGCTGGGGCTCTCCGGCCACGGCGGCCACCAAGCCGGCCAAGCCCTACGACTTCGACGGGAACGGTCGCCAGGAGCTGGTGGCGTCGGCGACCGGTCTCCTGGTCGGCGACCCGACCAACTACGACGCGGGGGGCGTGGTGGTGCTCCCGAACGTCCGCGGCAGGATCCCGCTCGAGCCGCGGCTCGTCACCAAGGACACCCCTGGCCTGGAGGACGAACCGATCGAGGGCGACCGCTTCGGCCGAGGCCTGGCCAGCGCTGACTTCGACCGCGACGGGTACGCGGACCTGATCGTCTCGACGTCCACCTACCAGGGCCACGGTCAGGGCGTCGGTGTCCTCACCGTCATACCCGGGTCCTCCGGCGGTCTCGATTCCGCCCGCAGCACCGGGCTCAGGTACACCGGTCGCTACGACGAGGACAACCCGACCGGTCTCTCCAGCGTGCTGGTGGCCGCCGACCTCACCGGAGACGGTTATCCAGACCTGGCCGCCGGCGCCACGGACGGCACGGTGCTGGTGTTCGTCGGGGGCACCCGCGGTCTGACCCAGGCGTCTGCCCGGGCGCTCGAGGGTCGAGGCCCCGGTGGCGGGAGCCAGGACGAGGACCGCGGGTTCGGCAGCTCGTTGGCCGCGGGCGACCTGGACGGCGACGGCAGGGCCGACCTCGTGGTGGGTTCCTACGGATCGAACAGGCCGGGTGACGCCTATCCCGGCTCGGTCAGCGTCTGTCCCGGCGCGGCCGGAGGCCCGACCGGGTGCACCCGCCTCGCGCACTCCTTCGACTACGCCGGCCCGACCTCGGTCGCGATCGGCCACGTGACCGGCGCAGCCCGACCCGACCTGGTCGTCGCGGTCCCCGAGCCGACACCGGACGCCGTCGGGTCGGTGCGGATCCTCCGGCTGAGGCCCACCGGACCCGTCGCCGAAGACCGGACGCTCGTGCTGACCCAGTCCGGCCGCGGGGTTCCCGGCGTCGACGAGCCGAAGGACTCCTTCGGCATCTCTCTCGCCCTCGCCGACCTGAACCGCGACGGCTTCGCCGACCTCGTCGTCGGCGCGCCCGGGGAGAACCGCGGAAGCGGCAGAGTCACCGTCGTGCACGGCGCGAAGGGAGGCTGGCGCACCAGCGGGAACAGGACCTACGACCAGGGCACCCGCGGCATCCCCGGCAAGGCCGAGGTGAGCGACCGCTTCGGCAGCTCGGTCACGCTGCTCGACCACGACGGCGACGGGCGTCTGGACCTCGACGTCGGCGCTCCGGGCGAGAATGCCTCAGGTGCCGTGACCACGCTGCGCGGCGCGGGCACGGGCTTCACCACGAAGGGCTCGCAGACCTTCGGGCTCAAGACGCTCGGGATCGGCCCGGTGGAGCGCGCGGCGTTCGGCGACCCTCTCGGGGGCTGACCCACGGCGGGCGTGCCCCGGCGACGTCGCGTTCAATGGGCGTCATGCGCGCAGCCGTCGTCACCGACACCAACCAGCCCCCGACCTACACCGACTTCGCGGACCCGGTGGTCGCGGAGGGGCGGGTCGAGGCGGAGGTGCTCGCCTCGGCCGTGCACGTCATCGTGCGGATCATCGCCGCCGGCCGCCACTACAGCTCCGCGGTGAAGCCCCCCTTCGTGCCGGGGCTCGACGGCGTGGTGCGGCTGCCCGACGGCCGCCGCGTGTACGCCGCGGGGGTCCAGGCGCCGTACGGGATGCTCGCCGAGCGGGCCGCCGTGCCGGCGAACGCCGCGGTCGAGGTGCCCGAGGGCCTGTCGTCCGCGACGGCCGCGGCGCTCGTGAACCCGGCGGCGTCGAGCTGGGTCCCGCTGAGCCGGCTCGGCGCCGAGGGCGCCACCGTCCTCGTCGTCGGGGCGACCGGCACCTCCGGCCTGCTCGCGGTCCAGACCGCCCGCGCGCTCGGGGCGTCGCGCGTCGTCGCCCTCGGACGCAACCCGGAAGGACTGGCGCGGGCCTCCGAGCTCGGGGCCGACGCGACCGTCACGCTCGGCGACGACCTCGCCGCCCCGCTGGCCGAGGCGGCCGGGCCGGACGGCGCGTACGACATCGTCCTCGACTACCTCTGGGGACAGCCCGCGGCCACCGTGCTGCAGGCGCTCGTGACGAACAAGGTCGACCCGCACCGCCCCGTGCGCTTCGTCAACATCGGCAACCTTGCGGGTGCCGACCTGGCCGTCAGCGCCGCCACCCTGCGCAGCACGGCGATCCAGCTGTCGGGGCACGGCATCGGCAACTTCCCGATGGAGCTCATGCCGCCGGCCGTCGGGGCCATGTTCCTCGCGGCCGTCGAGGGCCGGCTCACCGTCGACTTCGTCGAGCGCCAGCTCAGCGAGGTGGAGTCCGCCTGGGACCTGCCGGAGCGGCTCGTCCTGGTCCCCTGAGCAGGGGGACACGTCGGTCTGCCGCAGTCAGAGGGCCGGTCTAGCATCGCGAGCATGACCACCCTCGAGGACCGACCGAAGACCGCGCTCCTGGTGATCGACGTGCAGAACGGCGTCATGGCCGGGGCGCACGACCGCGACCGGGTGGTCGCCAACATCGGAGTCCTGGTGACCAGGGCCCGCGCGGCCGGTACGCCGGTCGTCTGGGTCCAGCACCACAGCGACGACCTGCCGAGCGGTAGCGAGCCCTGGGCCTACGTCCCGGAGCTGGTTCGCCTCGACACCGAACCGCTGGTGCACAAGGAGTACGGCGACGCCTTCGAAGACACCGACCTCGAAGCCGAGCTCTCCGCCGGCGGCATCGGTCGCCTGGTCGTCGCGGGCGCGCAGACCGACGCCTGCATCCGCTCGACGCTGCACGGTGCGCTCACGCGTGGCTACGACGCGACCCTGGTCAGCGACGCGCACTCCACCGAGGACCTGTCGGCGTACGGAGCACCCCCGCCCGCTCAGGTGATCGCCCACACCAACCTGTACTGGCAGTACACGACCGCCCCGGGTCGCACCGCCGGCACGGTCACCACGGCGGAGGCCGATCTGCTCCTCGGTTAGAGCGGCGCGCCGATGCGGCGGACGCGGATCATGTTCGTGTGGCCGGCGACCCCGGGGGGCGACCCGGCGACGATGATCACGAGCTCGCCCTCGGAGATCTTGCCCGACTGGGTCAGCGCCAGGTCGACCTGACGGATCATGTCGTCGGTGTGCCCGACCATCGGCACCAGGAACGTCTCGACGCCCCAGGTCAGGGTCAGCGCGCCCTGCGTCTGCTCGATGGGGGTGAAGGCCAGAATCGGGATCTCCGACCGCAGGCGCGCGAGGCGCCGGGCCGAGTCGCCGGAGTGCGTGAACGCGACCAAGAACTTGGCCCCGAGCCGCGTGGCGACCTCCTCGGCCGCCTTGGTGATCACGCCGCTCGTGGTGTGCGGGTCCCAGTCGACGTCCGTGATCTGGGCGAAGCCGTTCTTCTCGACGTTGTCGATGATGCGGGCCATCGTCTGCACGGTCACGACCGGGAAGTCGCCGACGCTCGTCTCGCCGGACAGCATGACCGCGTCGGCGCCGTCGAGGATCGCGTTGGCCACGTCGGAGGCCTCGGCCCGCGTCGGCCGCGGCGAGGTGATCATGGACTCGAGCATCTGGGTGGCGACGATCACGGGCTTGGCCCAGCGACGGGCCGCGCTGACGATCTGCTTCTGGACCAGCGGCACGTCCTCGAGCGGCAGCTCCACGCCGAGGTCGCCGCGCGCGACCATCACCGCGTCGAAGGCGTCGACGATCTCGTCGAGGTTCTCGACGGCCTGGGGCTTCTCGATCTTGGCGATGACGGGGACCCGGCGGCCCTCCTCGTCCATGATCTGGTGCACGAGGAGGATGTCCTCGGCGCTGCGCACGAAGGACAGCGCGATCAT contains these protein-coding regions:
- a CDS encoding cysteine hydrolase family protein, with translation MTTLEDRPKTALLVIDVQNGVMAGAHDRDRVVANIGVLVTRARAAGTPVVWVQHHSDDLPSGSEPWAYVPELVRLDTEPLVHKEYGDAFEDTDLEAELSAGGIGRLVVAGAQTDACIRSTLHGALTRGYDATLVSDAHSTEDLSAYGAPPPAQVIAHTNLYWQYTTAPGRTAGTVTTAEADLLLG
- a CDS encoding quinone oxidoreductase family protein; the protein is MRAAVVTDTNQPPTYTDFADPVVAEGRVEAEVLASAVHVIVRIIAAGRHYSSAVKPPFVPGLDGVVRLPDGRRVYAAGVQAPYGMLAERAAVPANAAVEVPEGLSSATAAALVNPAASSWVPLSRLGAEGATVLVVGATGTSGLLAVQTARALGASRVVALGRNPEGLARASELGADATVTLGDDLAAPLAEAAGPDGAYDIVLDYLWGQPAATVLQALVTNKVDPHRPVRFVNIGNLAGADLAVSAATLRSTAIQLSGHGIGNFPMELMPPAVGAMFLAAVEGRLTVDFVERQLSEVESAWDLPERLVLVP
- the pyk gene encoding pyruvate kinase; this encodes MRRANIVCTLGPAAETLERLVELVEAGMDVARLNMSHGGYEDHLLRLENTRAAAKQVGRPVGVLADLQGPKIRLARFANGPENLEVGARFTITIDDVQGTAERCGTTYKGLPGDVSPGDLILIDDGKLTLRAVEVTATDVVTEVVVGGPVSNNKGINLPGVAMSVPAMSEKDADDLRWALAQGVDMIALSFVRSAEDILLVHQIMDEEGRRVPVIAKIEKPQAVENLDEIVDAFDAVMVARGDLGVELPLEDVPLVQKQIVSAARRWAKPVIVATQMLESMITSPRPTRAEASDVANAILDGADAVMLSGETSVGDFPVVTVQTMARIIDNVEKNGFAQITDVDWDPHTTSGVITKAAEEVATRLGAKFLVAFTHSGDSARRLARLRSEIPILAFTPIEQTQGALTLTWGVETFLVPMVGHTDDMIRQVDLALTQSGKISEGELVIIVAGSPPGVAGHTNMIRVRRIGAPL
- a CDS encoding FG-GAP and VCBS repeat-containing protein, which encodes MTRRVLLALLAAGLVAPLGCWGSPATAATKPAKPYDFDGNGRQELVASATGLLVGDPTNYDAGGVVVLPNVRGRIPLEPRLVTKDTPGLEDEPIEGDRFGRGLASADFDRDGYADLIVSTSTYQGHGQGVGVLTVIPGSSGGLDSARSTGLRYTGRYDEDNPTGLSSVLVAADLTGDGYPDLAAGATDGTVLVFVGGTRGLTQASARALEGRGPGGGSQDEDRGFGSSLAAGDLDGDGRADLVVGSYGSNRPGDAYPGSVSVCPGAAGGPTGCTRLAHSFDYAGPTSVAIGHVTGAARPDLVVAVPEPTPDAVGSVRILRLRPTGPVAEDRTLVLTQSGRGVPGVDEPKDSFGISLALADLNRDGFADLVVGAPGENRGSGRVTVVHGAKGGWRTSGNRTYDQGTRGIPGKAEVSDRFGSSVTLLDHDGDGRLDLDVGAPGENASGAVTTLRGAGTGFTTKGSQTFGLKTLGIGPVERAAFGDPLGG
- the amaB gene encoding L-piperidine-6-carboxylate dehydrogenase; the protein is MTDTLTTTTPLADDVRAALQACGVDLSVVGGDAQVASPITGEPLIGARLDTVADIDAAVGRAAEAFPAWRDTPAPLRGQLVKRWGELLTEHKEHLATLVTAEVGKTPSEARGEVQEMIDIADLAVGQSRQLFGKTMPSERPGHRLQEVWHPLGVVGVISAFNFPVAVYAWNTALALVCGDTVVWKPADAARLSAIAVDALLAKAVSEAGAPKGIHQLLLTDADGSRKLVEDPRVALVSATGSVRMGREVAPAVAARFGRTLLELGGNNGAIVAPSADLDLALRGVVFAAAGTAGQRCTTLRRLFVHSSVADQLTKRVVAAYESLAVGDPREDGVLVGPLVNQRSYEAQQAALAAAREQGGTVLAGGDRELADAHPDAYYVRPAVVSMPDQTAIVHEETFAPILYVMTYDDLGEAIALHNAVPQGLSSAIFTTDQGEAERFLSSAGSDCGIANVNIGTSGAEIGGAFGGEKETGGGRESGSDAWKAYMRPSTQTVNYSGQLPLAQGVTFI